One genomic window of Anthonomus grandis grandis chromosome 3, icAntGran1.3, whole genome shotgun sequence includes the following:
- the LOC126734213 gene encoding beta-galactosidase-1-like protein 2 — MGKASILLLALATLLLKTDSATLPADDLPTNYEYYAGDGVSSGLNADQKYFLLNGKNITIFSGAFHYFRVHPSQWRDRLRKMRAAGLNTVETYVSWNLHEYQSGQFDFGHGGSDFEEFLDIVQFIQIAYEEDLFVLVRSGPYICSEFEFGGLPSWLLRSEGIKIRTNDEVFVNFVARFWKELFGLLSPLQFTKGGPIIGFQVENEYGNTGNSDPDYLRALVKIYRDNGITELLYTSDPPSVGTRGALPNELLMTANFNKNPSGNLNALDKLQDNKPTMTMEYWSGWFDHVTEDHHTVSTETYSKIYEQIITHPASVNIYMFVGSTNFGFTNGASSLHAGLDNSGLQPDTTSYDYDAPISEAGEITEKFTATAKLVAQYNPVKTKLPDVPSTPARVVFDDIKINEQILLSEIIDSFPDKIASENVVSMEQLPINNNSGQSFGYVVYRKTNLNLNANDVLKITGYVRDHVLVLLNGKLLTPVLSSKSDLDKFGYWRVKDSTITLTSEALTDATLDLVVENNARNNYGSLNQFQQFKGLIDDVLINDEVINNWQIIPLEFKRSWNKQLTGWHSIETSEGTPALYRVTFNATSPLSDTYVNVQEWRKGIVIINGFVLGRIFAVGPQQALYLPAGLLQEGENEIIVFEHFSAPEYVKFSADPIWGVGTHIN; from the exons ATGGGTAAAGCTTCGATCCTATTATTGGCTCTGGCCACCTTATTGTTGAAAACTGACTCAGCAACATTACCTGCGGATGATTTACCCACCAATTACGAATATTACGCTGGCGACGGAGTATCCAGTGGTCTAAATGCGgatcagaaatattttctacttaatGGCAAGAACATCACGATCTTCAGTGGGGCTTTCCATTACTTCAGAGTGCACCCGTCCCAATGGAGAGATAGGCTGAGGAAAATGAGAGCAGCCGGACTGAACACCGTTGAAACATACGTGTCTTGGAACCTCCATGAGTATCAGTCAG GGCAGTTTGATTTCGGTCATGGAGGTTCAGACTTTGAAGAATTCCTGGATATCGTCCAGTTTATTCAGATCGCTTATGAGGAGGATCTTTTCGTGTTGGTCAGGTCTGGACCGTATATTTGTTCAGAGTTCGAGTTTGGAG GTCTTCCAAGTTGGCTGCTACGCAGTGAGGGCATCAAAATCCGCACCAACGATGAAGTGTTCGTCAATTTCGTTGCCAGGTTTTGGAAAGAGCTGTTTGGTTTATTAAGTCCTTTGCAGTTTACGAAAGGGGGTCCGATAATTGGTTTCCAAGTGGAAAACGAGTATGGAAATACTGGAAATTCTGATCCTGATTATTTAAGGGCACTTGTTAAG ATCTACCGGGATAATGGCATCACTGAACTTTTATATACCTCAGATCCTCCAAGTGTGGGTACTAGAGGAGCCCTCCCGAATGAGCTGTTAATGACTGCCAACTTCAACAAAAATCCTTCAGGAAACCTCAATGCCCTTGACAAATTACAGGATAACAAACCTACTATGACTATGGAGTATTGGTCCG GTTGGTTCGATCATGTTACGGAAGATCACCATACAGTTTCCACGGAAACTTACAGTAAAATTTATGAACAAATCATCACTCATCCGGCTTCGGTTAACATTTACATGTTTGTCGGTAGTACCAATTTTGGGTTTACTAATGGGGCTAGTTCGTTACATGCCGGTTTGGATAACTCTGGATTGCAGCCAGATACTACCAG TTATGACTACGATGCTCCGATTTCTGAAGCTGGTGAAATAACTGAGAAATTTACTGCTACAGCTAAGTTGGTGGCCCAGTACAATCCTGTTAAGACCAAATTGCCCGATGTACCGTCAACGCCTGCAAGGGTGGTTTTTGATGATATCAAG ATCAATGAGCAAATTTTGTTGAGTGAAATCATTGACTCATTTCCTGATAAAATTGCCAGTGAGAATGTTGTCTCTATGGAGCAGCTgcctattaataataattctg GGCAAAGCTTTGGGTATGTCGTATACAGGAAAACCAACCTGAACCTAAACGCTAACGACGTCTTAAAAATCACCGGATACGTAAGGGATCACGTTTTAGTACTTTTAAATGGCAAACTGCTGACTCCAGTGCTTTCCAGTAAAAGTGATTTAGACAAATTTGg TTACTGGAGAGTAAAAGACTCCACAATCACTTTGACCAGTGAGGCACTAACAGACGCCACTTTGGACTTAGTGGTCGAAAACAATGCCAGAAATAACTATGGAAGCCTGAATCAGTTTCAGCAGTTCAAAG GTTTAATCGATGACGTCCTAATTAACGATGAAGTTATCAACAATTGGCAAATTATACCTTTGGAGTTCAAGAGATCTTGGAATAAGCAACTTACTGGTTGGCATAGTATAGAGACCAGTGAGGGCACGCCCGCTCTGTATAGG GTGACTTTTAATGCCACATCACCCTTAAGTGACACTTATGTTAATGTGCAAGAATGGAGGAAAGGAATTGTGATAATAAACGGATTTGTTTTGGGGAGAATTTTCGCAGTGGGGCCTCAGCAAGCGCTTTATTTGCCTGCCGGACTGTTACAGGAAGGGGAGAACGAGATTATTGTTTTTGAGCATTTTAGTGCTCCTGAGTACGTAAAGTTTTCTGCTGACCCTATTTGGGGTGTAGGTACTCAcataaattga